The following are from one region of the Oncorhynchus tshawytscha isolate Ot180627B linkage group LG24, Otsh_v2.0, whole genome shotgun sequence genome:
- the naglu gene encoding alpha-N-acetylglucosaminidase isoform X1 encodes MRFKCIYSIALLVVVSILSAHCEFQTLAHLKPQANDKTQGRAVVELLRRLLGNRSREFIVSVNRTLSNDNLEVCELRSAKNNKIIATGSTGVAVASGIYNYLKYFCNCHVSWSGNQLNIPRPLPQLTGVLRISTQHRFRYYQNVCTQSYSTLWWDWPRWQREIDWMALNGINLPLAFTGQEALWQEVFLSLGLNQTEIDHFFTGPAFLAWNRMGNLFQWGGPLPQSWHVKQLYLQFKILDRMRSFGMLPVLPAFSGIVPQGIVRLFPKANVTKLAPWSHFNCSYSCAYTLDPRDPLFHSIGSLFLSQLVKQFGTDHIYNTDTFNEMTPTSSDPTYLSSVSRAVFDTMTSVDPRAIWLMQGWLFVFDTAFWKPAQIQALLHGVPIGRMIVLDLFAESTPAFSLTKSFYGQPFIWCMLHNFGGNSGLFGTVESINSGPFDALAFPNSTLVGLGLAPEGIEQNPVVYELMSELAWRKEPVNLAKWVSLYAVRRYGSTHENLTAAWRLLFGSVYNCTVPHYKNHNKSPLVHRPSLHKTTEVWYQRADLYEAWRLLYRAAWPLMAQETFRYDLVDVTREVLQLLTTDYYHEIRDAFQAQKLPELLTAGGVLVYDLLPELERLLSSDGHFLLGTWLEQARSLALDEVEARLYDMNARNQITLWGPEGNILDYASKEWGGLMEDYYSQRWSLFVNTLVECLERGRPFRQDAFNQAVFQVEKGFVFNKRKYPSKPQGDTYDIVSRIFLKYYPQALERLK; translated from the exons ATgagatttaaatgtatttatagcaTTGCTTTACTTGTAGTAGTCTCTATTTTATCAGCACATTGCGAGTTTCAGACTCTCGCACATTTAAAACCGCAAGCCAACGACAAGACTCAGGGAAGAGCTGTAGTGGAACTTCTGAGACGTCTACTTGGAAATAGATCTCGTGAGTTCATAGTGTCCGTTAACAGAACTTTATCCAATGATAATTTGGAAGTGTGTGAGCTCCGGTCGGCGAAAAACAATAAAATCATAGCCACAGGCAGCACTGGGGTGGCAGTCGCCTCTGGGATTTACAACTACTTAAAATACTTCTGCAATTGTCACGTATCGTGGTCAGGTAATCAACTTAACATTCCTCGCCCTTTGCCGCAACTCACAGGCGTACTGCGCATCAGCACCCAACACAG ATTCAGGTACTATCAGAACGTATGCACTCAGAGCTACTCCACATTGTGGTGGGACTGGCCACGATGGCAGAGAGAGATCGACTGGATGGCACTGAATGGCATCAATCTGCCTTTGGCATTTACTGGACAAGAGGCCTTGTGGCAAGAG GTGTTCCTCTCACTGGGGCTGAACCAGACTGAAATTGACCACTTCTTCACTGGCCCCGCCTTCCTAGCCTGGAACCGTATGGGGAACCTGTTCCAGTGGGGCGGACCCCTACCGCAGTCCTGGCATGTGAAGCAGCTCTACCTTCAA TTCAAGATTTTAGACCGAATGAGATCCTTTGGAATGCTGCCTGTCCTGCCGGCATTCTCTGGGATTGTGCCTCAGGGCATCGTCAG GCTCTTTCCGAAAGCCAACGTGACCAAACTGGCACCCTGGAGCCATTTCAACTGCAGCTACTCCTGCGCATATACCCTGGACCCCCGTGACCCCCTCTTCCATTCGATCGGCTCCCTGTTCCTGTCCCAGCTGGTCAAGCAATTTGGCACAGACCACATCTACAACACAGACACCTTCAACGAGATGACGCCGACCTCCTCGGACCCCACCTACTTGTCCTCGGTCAGCCGCGCAGTCTTCGACACCATGACCTCTG TGGATCCCCGGGCCATTTGGCTGATGCAGGGCTGGCTCTTTGTGTTTGACACAGCATTCTGGAAGCCTGCCCAGATTCAGGCCCTTCTGCACGGAGTGCCCATCGGTCGGATGATTGTGCTGGACTTGTTTGCAGAGTCCACGCCGGCTTTCTCCTTAACCAAGTCTTTCTACGGCCAGCCCTTCATATGGTGCATGCTTCACAACTTTGGTGGCAATAGCGGGCTTTTTGGCACGGTAGAGAGCATCAACTCAGGGCCTTTCGATGCTCTCGCCTTCCCCAACTCCACCCTGGTTGGGCTCGGGCTGGCACCGGAGGGCATCGAGCAGAACCCTGTGGTGTACGAGCTGATGAGCGAGTTGGCGTGGCGCAAAGAGCCAGTCAACCTGGCCAAGTGGGTGTCGCTGTATGCGGTTCGCCGCTACGGCAGCACCCACGAGAACCTGACAGCCGCCTGGAGACTGCTTTTTGGTAGCGTTTACAACTGCACCGTGCCCCACTACAAGAACCACAACAAGAGTCCACTGGTGCACCGGCCCTCGCTGCACAAGACCACAGAGGTGTGGTACCAGCGGGCCGACCTGTACGAGGCCTGGAGGCTGTTGTACCGGGCGGCCTGGCCTCTCATGGCCCAAGAGACGTTTCGATACGACCTGGTGGACGTCACCCGAGAGGTTCTGCAGCTTCTCACCACCGACTACTACCACGAGATCCGGGATGCCTTCCAGGCCCAGAAGCTTCCGGAACTCCTGACGGCGGGGGGCGTGCTGGTGTACGACCTCCTCCCTGAGCTGGAGCGCCTGCTGTCCAGCGACGGCCACTTTCTGCTGGGGACGTGGCTGGAGCAGGCACGCTCCCTGGCCCTGGATGAGGTGGAGGCGCGGCTGTACGACATGAACGCCCGGAACCAGATCACCCTGTGGGGGCCCGAGGGCAACATTCTGGACTATGCCAGCAAGGAGTGGGGTGGCCTGATGGAAGACTACTATTCCCAGCGATGGAGCCTGTTTGTCAACACCCTGGTGGAGTGCCTGGAGAGAGGCCGACCCTTCAGGCAAGACGCTTTCAACCAGGCCGTCTTCCAGGTGGAGAAGGGCTTTGTTTTCAACAAGCGGAAGTACCCCTCCAAACCACAGGGTGACACCTACGACATAGTCAGCAGAATCTTCCTCAAGTATTATCCACAGGCTTTGGAGAGACTAAAGTGA
- the naglu gene encoding alpha-N-acetylglucosaminidase isoform X2 — translation MALNGINLPLAFTGQEALWQEVFLSLGLNQTEIDHFFTGPAFLAWNRMGNLFQWGGPLPQSWHVKQLYLQFKILDRMRSFGMLPVLPAFSGIVPQGIVRLFPKANVTKLAPWSHFNCSYSCAYTLDPRDPLFHSIGSLFLSQLVKQFGTDHIYNTDTFNEMTPTSSDPTYLSSVSRAVFDTMTSVDPRAIWLMQGWLFVFDTAFWKPAQIQALLHGVPIGRMIVLDLFAESTPAFSLTKSFYGQPFIWCMLHNFGGNSGLFGTVESINSGPFDALAFPNSTLVGLGLAPEGIEQNPVVYELMSELAWRKEPVNLAKWVSLYAVRRYGSTHENLTAAWRLLFGSVYNCTVPHYKNHNKSPLVHRPSLHKTTEVWYQRADLYEAWRLLYRAAWPLMAQETFRYDLVDVTREVLQLLTTDYYHEIRDAFQAQKLPELLTAGGVLVYDLLPELERLLSSDGHFLLGTWLEQARSLALDEVEARLYDMNARNQITLWGPEGNILDYASKEWGGLMEDYYSQRWSLFVNTLVECLERGRPFRQDAFNQAVFQVEKGFVFNKRKYPSKPQGDTYDIVSRIFLKYYPQALERLK, via the exons ATGGCACTGAATGGCATCAATCTGCCTTTGGCATTTACTGGACAAGAGGCCTTGTGGCAAGAG GTGTTCCTCTCACTGGGGCTGAACCAGACTGAAATTGACCACTTCTTCACTGGCCCCGCCTTCCTAGCCTGGAACCGTATGGGGAACCTGTTCCAGTGGGGCGGACCCCTACCGCAGTCCTGGCATGTGAAGCAGCTCTACCTTCAA TTCAAGATTTTAGACCGAATGAGATCCTTTGGAATGCTGCCTGTCCTGCCGGCATTCTCTGGGATTGTGCCTCAGGGCATCGTCAG GCTCTTTCCGAAAGCCAACGTGACCAAACTGGCACCCTGGAGCCATTTCAACTGCAGCTACTCCTGCGCATATACCCTGGACCCCCGTGACCCCCTCTTCCATTCGATCGGCTCCCTGTTCCTGTCCCAGCTGGTCAAGCAATTTGGCACAGACCACATCTACAACACAGACACCTTCAACGAGATGACGCCGACCTCCTCGGACCCCACCTACTTGTCCTCGGTCAGCCGCGCAGTCTTCGACACCATGACCTCTG TGGATCCCCGGGCCATTTGGCTGATGCAGGGCTGGCTCTTTGTGTTTGACACAGCATTCTGGAAGCCTGCCCAGATTCAGGCCCTTCTGCACGGAGTGCCCATCGGTCGGATGATTGTGCTGGACTTGTTTGCAGAGTCCACGCCGGCTTTCTCCTTAACCAAGTCTTTCTACGGCCAGCCCTTCATATGGTGCATGCTTCACAACTTTGGTGGCAATAGCGGGCTTTTTGGCACGGTAGAGAGCATCAACTCAGGGCCTTTCGATGCTCTCGCCTTCCCCAACTCCACCCTGGTTGGGCTCGGGCTGGCACCGGAGGGCATCGAGCAGAACCCTGTGGTGTACGAGCTGATGAGCGAGTTGGCGTGGCGCAAAGAGCCAGTCAACCTGGCCAAGTGGGTGTCGCTGTATGCGGTTCGCCGCTACGGCAGCACCCACGAGAACCTGACAGCCGCCTGGAGACTGCTTTTTGGTAGCGTTTACAACTGCACCGTGCCCCACTACAAGAACCACAACAAGAGTCCACTGGTGCACCGGCCCTCGCTGCACAAGACCACAGAGGTGTGGTACCAGCGGGCCGACCTGTACGAGGCCTGGAGGCTGTTGTACCGGGCGGCCTGGCCTCTCATGGCCCAAGAGACGTTTCGATACGACCTGGTGGACGTCACCCGAGAGGTTCTGCAGCTTCTCACCACCGACTACTACCACGAGATCCGGGATGCCTTCCAGGCCCAGAAGCTTCCGGAACTCCTGACGGCGGGGGGCGTGCTGGTGTACGACCTCCTCCCTGAGCTGGAGCGCCTGCTGTCCAGCGACGGCCACTTTCTGCTGGGGACGTGGCTGGAGCAGGCACGCTCCCTGGCCCTGGATGAGGTGGAGGCGCGGCTGTACGACATGAACGCCCGGAACCAGATCACCCTGTGGGGGCCCGAGGGCAACATTCTGGACTATGCCAGCAAGGAGTGGGGTGGCCTGATGGAAGACTACTATTCCCAGCGATGGAGCCTGTTTGTCAACACCCTGGTGGAGTGCCTGGAGAGAGGCCGACCCTTCAGGCAAGACGCTTTCAACCAGGCCGTCTTCCAGGTGGAGAAGGGCTTTGTTTTCAACAAGCGGAAGTACCCCTCCAAACCACAGGGTGACACCTACGACATAGTCAGCAGAATCTTCCTCAAGTATTATCCACAGGCTTTGGAGAGACTAAAGTGA